One Ureaplasma urealyticum serovar 8 str. ATCC 27618 genomic window carries:
- a CDS encoding ABC transporter substrate-binding protein: MKKINKKIIFSSIAIAGLIPVAAIIASCAKTKTREQNKISPYLEDGSNFGLAIDAINTLNYVKFASLRKIVFSLVDGLIKEAPSTNSTIGNLLGISKLYLNQYRNPVDAGFNNMTDAQLAGMKISPSYVDLSSFGINTGVLAPTTSEDDPTWTFYNNSNNRIVATKFTTNFGASKWSDGKEVNAQDFIDAIQYILDLNTGSQLRSNLLRFNIKGTNAFNNAQEEYIRKHGVPYKNPFGRAPYILNKQTGEWEEDFNFVPYQNQTFDKNGRPVDDLEIAAIKKAAYEIGLSTGKAYTNISNEQLKEALKLPENKNFKFQESKTLTILNPKYDHTKPDKNIPEKIVINLIENPSFNHRQKLASDNLQTLANSKDLFKFNSLPTTRFDLLMEFETYAPKPSFSVLLTDILGNQALLPVNRRFIETHGGIEKFGSTLDNFVWSGPFNISEVVLGPQGYMTLEKNKDYFSANWTISDKIKIYFNSKNEVTSLWFEQGMISSTTVPPSYQLKFWAQSKMRDLMKKQAGAGTVAMQFNLDRQSRYDSYEEYLANPNKDIPILDPDLRRAIAFAINRENVLKLSGWTSSFPVTTWTSFQRIKDSKGRNLEYWFDNQRFESEYVDTIKDKKTHETKKQNRSFLVQNNDFSDHVGAKNSTFENINRKDNGFDVEVAKFYLNKYKQKNPNKKQVVLKFVYPTEPADIGKAVIAIKDLIDRHLGGYVKLELQALPPNTFVSFANSGKFDISYQNFDKYAGSTYDSALGLFLTPDGIDLKNNKSLGYELNPTGSWTPKDFFDRYKNKEDLEYALKRLHISQEDADIIRELVTPTNIKTSEVYNPQHLTNRTDLRKLKLKDKAIPMFDIGYSEYDAKIINDLQHQIEQLKQKITLQPSNNLKVQWEKEVVDLQNKIESMQEREFYLSEEFLNQHDPKRENKPFSLVLQNNVTGEYSSLQIEPVVDVKTKQYVRATKEDYAKYYHKENIDEINLKKRFKYKFSIKTLPVGSYQVINLSYTDVPRPLLTKYLRNENNDASDKVNTEIFMTKLETVVEQRQRIIDFFSGNRPGWEDDNSIFRTILNLEKILRDEAAIVPIMEIDTNWTISSLGGMKNNYTYYLQYAYDYRRPPRPGLPTSPQAEGEN; the protein is encoded by the coding sequence ATGAAAAAAATAAATAAGAAAATTATATTTTCATCAATCGCAATTGCTGGTTTAATCCCTGTTGCTGCTATTATTGCTTCTTGTGCTAAAACTAAGACTAGAGAACAAAATAAAATTAGTCCATATTTAGAAGATGGTAGCAATTTTGGTTTGGCAATTGATGCAATTAACACATTAAATTATGTAAAATTTGCATCGCTTCGTAAAATTGTATTTTCACTAGTAGATGGTTTAATAAAAGAAGCGCCATCAACAAATTCAACAATTGGTAACTTATTAGGTATCTCAAAATTATATTTAAACCAATATAGAAACCCTGTTGATGCAGGTTTTAATAACATGACCGATGCACAATTAGCGGGGATGAAAATTTCACCATCATATGTTGATTTATCATCTTTTGGAATTAATACAGGTGTATTAGCACCGACAACTAGCGAAGATGATCCAACTTGAACTTTCTATAATAATTCAAATAATAGAATCGTTGCAACAAAATTTACAACTAATTTTGGCGCTTCAAAATGAAGTGATGGTAAAGAAGTTAACGCACAAGATTTTATTGATGCAATCCAATATATTTTAGATTTAAATACTGGTAGTCAATTACGTTCAAACTTGTTACGTTTTAATATTAAAGGAACAAACGCCTTTAATAATGCACAAGAGGAATATATTCGTAAGCATGGCGTTCCTTATAAAAATCCTTTTGGACGAGCGCCATACATTTTAAATAAACAAACTGGGGAATGAGAAGAAGATTTTAATTTTGTTCCATATCAAAATCAAACTTTTGATAAAAACGGACGTCCTGTTGATGATTTAGAAATTGCAGCTATTAAAAAAGCTGCTTATGAAATAGGATTAAGTACCGGCAAAGCTTATACTAATATTTCAAATGAACAATTAAAAGAAGCTTTAAAATTACCAGAAAATAAGAATTTTAAATTTCAGGAATCAAAAACTTTAACAATTTTAAATCCTAAATACGATCACACAAAACCAGATAAAAATATCCCTGAGAAAATTGTCATTAATTTAATTGAAAATCCTTCGTTTAATCATCGCCAAAAACTAGCAAGTGACAACTTGCAAACTTTAGCTAATTCAAAAGATTTATTTAAATTTAATTCATTACCAACTACACGTTTTGATTTATTGATGGAATTTGAAACATACGCACCAAAACCTTCATTTAGTGTTTTATTAACTGATATTTTAGGTAATCAAGCATTATTGCCAGTTAATCGTCGTTTTATTGAAACGCATGGCGGAATTGAAAAATTTGGTTCAACTCTTGATAATTTTGTTTGAAGCGGTCCGTTTAATATTAGTGAGGTTGTTTTAGGGCCTCAAGGATATATGACATTAGAAAAAAATAAAGATTATTTTTCAGCTAATTGAACTATTAGCGATAAAATTAAAATTTATTTTAATTCTAAAAATGAAGTTACATCACTTTGATTTGAGCAAGGAATGATTTCATCAACAACCGTTCCTCCATCATATCAATTAAAATTTTGAGCGCAAAGTAAAATGCGTGATTTAATGAAAAAACAAGCAGGTGCTGGAACCGTTGCTATGCAATTTAATTTAGATCGCCAATCACGTTATGATAGTTATGAAGAATACTTAGCCAATCCTAACAAAGACATTCCAATTTTAGACCCTGATCTAAGACGAGCTATTGCCTTTGCTATTAATCGTGAAAATGTTTTAAAATTATCTGGTTGAACTTCATCTTTTCCAGTAACAACTTGAACATCATTTCAAAGAATAAAAGACTCAAAAGGACGAAATTTAGAGTATTGATTTGATAATCAACGTTTTGAAAGCGAGTACGTTGATACTATTAAAGACAAAAAAACTCATGAAACAAAAAAACAAAATCGTTCTTTCTTGGTTCAAAATAATGATTTTAGTGACCATGTTGGTGCAAAAAATTCAACATTTGAAAACATTAATAGAAAAGATAATGGTTTTGATGTTGAAGTTGCTAAGTTTTATTTGAATAAATACAAACAAAAAAATCCAAATAAAAAGCAAGTTGTTTTAAAATTTGTTTATCCTACAGAACCAGCTGATATCGGAAAAGCTGTAATTGCAATTAAAGATTTAATTGATCGTCATTTAGGTGGTTATGTAAAATTAGAACTACAAGCATTACCACCAAACACCTTTGTTTCATTTGCAAATAGTGGTAAATTTGATATTTCATACCAAAACTTTGATAAATACGCTGGTAGTACATATGATTCAGCGTTAGGATTATTTTTAACACCAGATGGTATTGATTTAAAAAACAATAAAAGTTTAGGTTATGAATTAAATCCAACAGGGTCTTGGACACCAAAAGATTTCTTTGATCGTTATAAAAACAAAGAAGATCTAGAATATGCTTTAAAACGTTTACATATCAGCCAAGAAGATGCCGATATTATTCGTGAATTAGTAACACCAACAAACATCAAAACAAGTGAAGTTTATAATCCACAACATTTAACAAATAGAACAGATTTACGAAAATTAAAATTAAAAGATAAAGCAATTCCAATGTTTGATATTGGTTATTCAGAATATGATGCTAAAATCATTAATGATTTACAACATCAAATCGAACAATTAAAACAAAAAATAACATTGCAACCATCGAATAATTTAAAAGTTCAATGAGAAAAAGAAGTTGTTGACTTACAAAATAAAATTGAGTCAATGCAAGAACGTGAGTTTTATTTATCAGAAGAGTTTTTAAACCAACACGATCCAAAACGTGAAAACAAACCATTCTCCTTAGTTTTACAGAATAATGTAACAGGCGAATATTCATCATTACAAATTGAACCAGTTGTTGATGTAAAAACAAAACAATATGTTCGAGCAACAAAAGAAGATTATGCGAAATATTATCATAAAGAAAATATTGATGAAATTAATTTAAAGAAACGATTTAAATACAAATTCTCAATTAAAACATTACCAGTTGGATCATATCAAGTAATCAACTTATCTTACACAGATGTTCCAAGACCATTATTAACTAAGTATTTAAGAAATGAAAATAATGATGCATCTGATAAAGTAAATACTGAAATTTTTATGACAAAATTAGAAACAGTTGTTGAACAACGTCAAAGAATTATTGATTTCTTCTCAGGTAATCGTCCAGGTTGAGAAGATGATAATAGCATCTTTAGAACAATTTTAAACTTAGAAAAAATCTTACGTGATGAAGCTGCGATTGTCCCAATTATGGAAATTGATACAAACTGAACAATTTCATCACTTGGTGGTATGAAAAATAACTATACATACTACTTGCAATATGCTTATGATTACCGTCGTCCACCACGCCCAGGATTACCAACATCCCCTCAAGCAGAAGGAGAAAATTAA